A section of the Sphingomonas ginsenosidivorax genome encodes:
- a CDS encoding CBS domain-containing protein, with protein sequence MTIAAILQTKSDAIWSLAPDDTLAQAVALLAERRIGAAPVVEDGRVIGIFSERDVIHRLGADGAAALDLRVRDAMTAPVRAVGANEPVIGALSLMTQQRIRHLPILDGDTLIGFVSIGDLVKYRIDRIEADAAAMRDYIQSA encoded by the coding sequence ATGACGATCGCAGCGATCCTGCAGACCAAGAGCGACGCGATCTGGTCGCTCGCCCCCGACGATACGCTGGCACAGGCGGTGGCGCTGCTCGCCGAACGCCGCATCGGTGCCGCCCCCGTGGTCGAGGACGGCCGCGTGATCGGCATCTTTTCCGAACGCGACGTCATCCACCGCCTCGGCGCCGACGGCGCCGCCGCGCTCGACCTGCGCGTCCGCGACGCAATGACCGCCCCGGTCCGCGCGGTCGGCGCCAACGAACCCGTGATCGGCGCGCTGTCGCTCATGACGCAACAGCGGATACGACATCTCCCCATCCTGGATGGCGATACCCTCATCGGTTTCGTGTCGATCGGCGACCTCGTCAAATACCGCATCGACCGGATCGAAGCC